Proteins encoded in a region of the Panicum hallii strain FIL2 chromosome 3, PHallii_v3.1, whole genome shotgun sequence genome:
- the LOC112887049 gene encoding G-type lectin S-receptor-like serine/threonine-protein kinase At2g19130 → MPLLQAAVLLVGVLLSLRTPPCSAATDTVSPGNGLAGGGRLVSSNSKFALGFFKMDSESLSSHYSSPNTYLGIWFNKVPKLTPLWSANGESPVVDPTPPELAISGDGNLAILDRATGSVVWSTRASTTTNDTVAVLLDDGNLVLRSASNSSDVFWQSFDHPTDTFFPGAKIGWDKVTGLNRRLVSRKNLLDQAPGLYTLGLDPSGVGHLAWNSTVEIQSTGEWNGHYFSLAPEMIGVAMPSFKFVNNDREVYITYTLRDEAAVVLTKLDVFGQGLVGMWMDDRQDWLIHYRQPLHPCDVYAVCGPFTVCDDGDAEAEPICGCMEGFSVSSPTDWEFRDRRDGCVRNTPLDCGTSSSDRISKQQTTDKFYAVHRVGLPHGAVKVQAATSGDGCSQVCLANCSCAAYSYGEGGCSVWHGKLYSVTQQQQQPDAAAAAAASSSSSGGNGDVLYIRLAAKDVPDVGRRKKKSGLSSIGVTIGASTAAFLGLLILGLMIWKTKGKTPDNDQGGIGIIAFRHADLQHATKNFSEKLGGGGFGSVFKGHLSGSFAVAVKRLDGARQGEKQFRAEVSSVGVIQHINLVKLVGFCCEGDKRLLVYEYMSSHSLDVHLFNANGRVLDWSLRYQIAIGVARGLAYLHTGCRDCIIHCDIKPENILLDASFVPKIADFGMAKVLGREFSHAVTTMRGTIGYLAPEWISGAAVTSKVDVYSYGMVLFEIISGRRNSSQEYTKDGDYSSFFPLRAARKLLSGEVGSLVDANLRGDANLEEVERVCKVACWCIQDSEFDRPTMTEVVKFLEGLSELDMPPVPRLLSAITLGAPASAVHYYI, encoded by the coding sequence ATGCCTCTCCTACAGGCGGCCGTCCTTCTCGTCGGAGTCCTCCTCTCCCTGCGCACGCCGCCGTGCTCCGCCGCCACGGACACGGTGTCACCGGGCAAcgggctcgccggcggcggccggctcgTCTCCAGCAACAGCAAGTTCGCGCTGGGCTTCTTCAAGATGGACAGCGAGTCCCTGTCCTCCCACTACAGCAGCCCCAACACCTACCTCGGCATCTGGTTCAACAAGGTCCCCAAGCTGACCCCGCTTTGGAGCGCCAACGGCGAGAGCCCGGTCGTCGACCCCACCCCGCCGGAGCTCGCCATCTCCGGCGACGGGAACCTGGCCATCCTCGACCGGGCCACCGGGTCCGTCGTCTGGTCCACCCGTGCCAGCACCACGACCAACGACACCGTCGCCGTGCTCCTCGACGACGGCAACCTCGTCCTGCGGAGCGCCTCCAACTCGTCCGACGTCTTCTGGCAGAGCTTCGACCACCCCACGGAcaccttcttccccggcgccaAGATCGGCTGGGACAAGGTCACCGGCCTCAACCGCCGCCTCGTCTCGAGGAAGAATCTACTCGACCAGGCTCCCGGCCTCTACACCCTGGGCCTAGACCCCAGCGGCGTCGGCCACCTCGCGTGGAACTCGACCGTGGAGATCCAGTCCACCGGGGAATGGAACGGCCACTACTTCAGCCTGGCGCCGGAGATGATCGGCGTCGCCATGCCAAGTTTCAAGTTCGTGAACAACGACCGGGAGGTGTACATCACCTACACGCTGCGCGACGAGGCGGCGGTCGTGCTCACCAAGCTGGACGTCTTCGGCCAGGGCCTGGTGGGGATGTGGATGGACGACCGGCAGGACTGGCTGATCCACTACCGGCAGCCTCTGCACCCGTGCGACGTGTACGCGGTGTGCGGACCCTTCACGGTCTGCGACGACGGCGACGCGGAGGCGGAGCCGATCTGCGGCTGCATGGAGGGCTTCTCCGTGAGCTCGCCCACGGACTGGGAGTTCCGGGACCGGAGGGACGGGTGCGTCAGGAACACTCCACTGGACTGTGGAACTAGCAGCAGCGACAGGATCAGCAAGCAGCAGACGACGGACAAGTTCTACGCCGTGCACCGCGTCGGGTTGCCCCATGGCGCAGTGAAAGTGCAGGCTGCTACGAGTGGAGATGGCTGCTCACAGGTCTGCCTGGCCAACTGCTCTTGCGCCGCGTATTCCTACGGGGAAGGAGGCTGCTCCGTCTGGCATGGCAAGCTGTACAGCGtcacgcagcagcagcagcaacctgatgctgctgctgctgctgctgcttcttcttcttcttccggtGGAAACGGGGATGTGCTTTACATCCGCCTCGCTGCAAAAGATGTGCCGGAtgtcgggaggaggaagaagaagagtggATTATCCAGCATCGGTGTTACCATTGGTGCAAGCACTGCCGCCTTCTTGGGCCTCCTAATCCTCGGCCTGATGATCTGGAAGACAAAAGGGAAGACACCTGACAATGATCAGGGCGGCATTGGGATCATCGCATTCCGACACGCCGATCTGCAACACGCGACTAAAAACTTCTCGGAGAAGTTAGGGGGAGGCGGTTTCGGCTCCGTGTTCAAGGGGCACCTGAGTGGCTCGTTCGCCGTGGCGGTGAAGAGGCTCGACGGCGCCCGTCAGGGAGAGAAGCAGTTCAGAGCAGAGGTGAGCTCGGTTGGGGTCATCCAGCACATCAATCTAGTCAAGCTGGTCGGGTTCTGCTGCGAGGGCGACAAGAGGCTGCTCGTGTATGAGTACATGTCAAGCCACTCCCTTGACGTGCACTTGTTCAACGCTAATGGCAGAGTTTTGGATTGGAGTCTCAGGTACCAGATTGCCATTGGGGTTGCCAGAGGCCTAGCCTACTTGCACACCGGTTGCCGGGATTGCATCATACACTGCGACATCAAGCCGGAGAACATACTTCTCGACGCGTCTTTTGTACCTAAGATTGCGGATTTTGGGATGGCGAAAGTTTTGGGGAGAGAATTTAGCCATGCGGTCACGACGATGAGAGGAACTATTGGGTATCTTGCACCGGAATGGATTAGCGGAGCCGCGGTTACATCTAAGGTAGATGTTTACAGCTACGGGATGGTCCTGTTTGAGATCATATCCGGGAGGAGGAACTCGAGCCAAGAGTACACCAAGGATGGCGACTATTCGAGCTTTTTCCCTTTGCGAGCTGCGCGCAAGCTTCTGAGCGGAGAGGTTGGAAGCCTGGTGGATGCGAATTTGCGTGGCGATGCGAATCTTGAGGAGGTTGAGAGAGTTTGCAAGGTTGCGTGCTGGTGCATTCAGGATAGCGAGTTCGATCGGCCGACCATGACTGAGGTGGTGAAGTTTCTTGAGGGCCTTTCTGAGCTCGACATGCCTCCGGTGCCAAGACTACTCAGTGCTATCACATTAGGGGCACCAGCATCAGCGGTTCACTATTACATCTAG
- the LOC112884222 gene encoding kinesin-like protein KIN-12F, which translates to MARELGGRALGALWRTPARAPASGLGSDENAPPPGASGAATSPPAPTDPGAASRPPLRAIQPPQQPRWPVPTPKKGLGGRPASKTPARRGAVSTSLGPTKSLRKPALRSGFSTTVASSAEVPPSKVRDAILFWEENRSLQNVLPTLQQDDSQAPAKVEYCSDDGFMRNSEDILSLQLELDIIKTILVEEIKARAEIEVRTSALGDELKAANLHILEAYRQKEDAEKELNSARSVVDALESQQIILINKLDELKKKLKRMQASLEKACNLNTRYQQDQTSRSSAEQEMDEVRRQAEMETAEVIISLTEELSSVRQQLHATEKNELLAKQSLGEIDRIELLLDESIKTLVQKEVLEHNYVSLLRGMEEKISQLGSQLDQSDRCYKVRLKELEIKMQEVDDKASASLISWNEEREIAEQRKAYAEEKDEEVKLLERSIEDLEITVCTLEKKMDIMKEEVEHQTRQRGKIEVELQNVRQQLQDVPSSGKERSFLEDGIVDLASSTRHQNDMNSELLGAHESRIFQREVSLESAPQVEHPKEPFSDEYMQEADQSDIKMEKAQLSDMDSCASEELEQISASKHPGLFGSGADSDRPLPAFDLEQVRPIVVEPVIEVLKENELPPVSTVRPNDPVNYMRAPSDELKRLRSRNHYEGRRTATDRRFWSIEQQDLYTSIYSRAKLFDMKWIDWEHIDSIDQFACVREQCAHLGLEQIMSYRCDWNSELIRQFYSTVHISADKSSMTWMADGRRVTTNKRAWEERFGIPGGVHTEIHSQFLLDDDDKRILYTAAEWTLGQISGLSPLASIANKIIRTTIYPKSGNTLHAHNWNVLYHIVEQHPFDIIALIFGEIELFISDRSRTKDLLLYAPYIMGMIMTAFEYDGPRESRHHSYKPRHSYKLKRIKKVSRPPAHAVPAPFEQPPSTFQPEVEAAGHQPQGVAVPGQAVLPQAMTRIDLLQVVEDGLRPIRDSLASMEGTFSRVEGGPTLPVQHTNNSSSHIPAPHSSPAPSLQATTPTPPQAPAVSSEQASRMHADNSGVSAQPALVRSTPFSQPVLVRRSPFSRFPWYQMEK; encoded by the exons ATGGCGAGGGAGCTCGGTGGGCGCGCTTTAGGCGCTCTCTGGCGCACCCCGGCGCGGGCTCCCGCCTCGGGGCTCGGGAGCGACGAaaacgcgccgccgccgggcgctTCGGGTGCCGCGACTTCGCCCCCCGCCCCCACGgaccccggcgccgcctcccgGCCTCCCCTCCGCGCCATCCAgccgccgcagcagccccgGTGGCCGGTGCCAACGCCCAAGAAAGGTTTGGGGGGTAGGCCTGCGAGCAAGacgccggcgcggcgcggcgcggtgaGCACTTCCCTTGGGCCCACGAAGAGCCTGAGGAAGCCGGCGTTGAGGTCGGGGTTCTCGACGACGGTGGCGAGTTCTGCGGAGGTGCCGCCTTCAAAGGTCCGAGATGCCATCTTATTCTGGGAGGAGAATCGGAGTTTGCAG AATGTTTTGCCAACATTACAGCAAGATGACTCTCAAGCACCTGCAAAGGTAGAATACTGTTCTGATGATGGTTTCATGAGGAACTCAGAAGATATATTAAGCCTGCAGCTGGAGCTGGACATAATTAAAACAATTCTTGTGGAAGAGATAAAAGCACGAGCAGAAATTGAAGTCAGGACATCTGCTTTAGGTGATGAGCTCAAAGCAGCAAATTTACATATCCTTGAAGCTTACAGGCAGAAGGAAGACGCAGAAAAGGAACTGAACAGTGCAAGGTCTGTTGTGGATGCTCTTGAATCGCAGCAGATTATTTTGATTAATAAATTAGATGAGCTGAAGAAGAAACTAAAAAGAATGCAGGCATCACTTGAGAAAGCATGTAACTTAAATACAAGGTACCAACAGGATCAGACTTCTCGCAGTTCTGCTGAGCAAGAAATGGACGAAGTCCGTAGGCAAGCTGAGATGGAAACTGCTGAGGTGATTATATCCTTAACAGAAGAGCTATCATCAGTCCGACAGCAGCTACATGCCACTGAAAAAAACGAGCTGTTGGCGAAACAAAGCCTTGGTGAAATTGATAGAATAGAGCTTTTGTTGGATGAGTCCATCAAAACACTCGTGCAGAAGGAGGTTCTTGAACATAACTATGTTTCTTTGCTAAGGGGGATGGAAGAAAAGATTAGTCAGCTAGGGTCACAGCTAGACCAGTCAGACAGATGCTACAAAGTTAGACTGAAAGAACTGGAAATAAAGATGCAAGAAGTGGATGACAAGGCTTCAGCATCACTTATCTCATGGAATGAAGAAAGAGAG ATAGCAGAGCAAAGGAAGGCATATGCTGAAGAGAAGGATGAAGAAGTCAAGCTTTTGGAGCGGTCGATTGAGGATCTTGAGATTACTGTATGCACATTGGAAAAAAAG ATGGACATCATGAAGGAAGAAGTAGAACATCAAACAAGGCAGCGAGGAAAAATAGAAGTGGAGCTGCAGAATGTCAGGCAACAATTGCAAGATGTGCCATCCTCTGGGAAAGAAAGAAGCTTCCTGGAAGATGGAATAGTTGATTTAGCTAGCTCAACTAG GCACCAGAATGATATGAACAGTGAGCTACTGGGTGCTCATGAGAGTAGAATATTTCAGAGAGAGGTTTCTCTTGAATCAGCTCCTCAAGTGGAGCACCCAAAGGAGCCTTTTTCAGATGAGTACATGCAGGAGGCTGACCAGTCAGATATAAAGATGGAAAAAGCACAATTATCAGATATGGATTCTTGTGCAAGTGAGGAGCTGGAGCAGATCAGTGCAAGTAAGCATCCTGGGTTATTTGGCAGTGGTGCAGATAGTGATCGGCCCCTGCCTGCATTTGATCTAGAGCAAGTGCGACCGATAGTTGTGGAGCCAGTGATTGAAGTTCTAAAGGAGAATGAGTTGCCTCCAGTTTCCACAGTGCGGCCCAATGATCCTGTGAACTACATGAGGGCCCCTTCTGATGAGCTGAAGAGGCTCAGAAGCAGGAACCACTATGAGGGTCGTAGGACAGCAACAGATAGGAGATTCTGGTCCATAGAGCAGCAGGACTTATATACCTCCATATACAGTAGGGCCAAATTGTTTGATATGAAGTGGATAGACTGGGAACATATTGATAGCATAGATCAGTTTGCTTGTGTCAGGGAGCAATGTGCCCATCTGGGGCTTGAGCAGATCATGAGTTATCGTTGTGATTGGAACAGTGAGCTGATTAGGCAGTTTTACTCTACAGTTCACATCAGTGCCGACAAGAGCTCTATGACTTGGATGGCAGATGGTAGGAGGGTCACTACCAACAAGAGAGCATGGGAAGAGAGGTTTGGCATTCCTGGCGGTGTTCACACTGAGATTCACTCGCAGTTTTtgcttgatgatgatgacaagagGATCCTGTACACAGCTGCAGAATGGACACTTGGCCAAATCAGTGGCCTCTCTCCTTTGGCTAGCATAGCCAATAAGATTATTAGGACGACCATCTATCCCAAGTCTGGAAATACACTTCACGCACATAATTGGAACGTCCTATATCACATTGTGGAGCAGCATCCATTTGACATAATTGCTTTGATCTTTGGTGAGATAGAATTGTTTATTTCGGATCGCAGTCGCACTAAGGACCTGCTGTTATATGCACCGTACATCATGGGGATGATTATGACAGCATTTGAATACGACGGACCTAGAGAATCCAGGCACCATTCCTACAAACCCAGGCATTCCTACAAGCTGAAACGGATAAAAAAAGTTAGTCGTCCACCAGCACATGCAGTACCTGCACCTTTTGAGCAACCTCCTTCAACTTTTCAGCCAGAGGTTGAGGCAGCTGGACATCAGCCTCAGGGAGTTGCAGTCCCGGGGCAAGCCGTGCTACCTCAGGCTATGACACGCATAGATCTCCTTCAGGTTGTTGAGGACGGACTCAGACCCATAAGAGACTCATTGGCCAGCATGGAGGGTACGTTTAGCAGAGTTGAGGGTGGACCCACTCTCCCAGTGCAGCATACCAATAACTCTTCATCTCATATCCCAGCTCCACATTCCTCTCCGGCACCATCCCTTCAGGCTACTACTCCAACACCGCCTCAGGCTCCAGCAGTTTCTTCTGAGCAGGCCAGCAGGATGCACGCTGACAACTCCGGTGTCTCAGCTCAACCAGCTCTTGTGAGGTCAACTCCTTTTAGTCAGCCAGTTCTTGTGAGGCGAAGTCCTTTTAGTCGCTTTCCTTGGTATCAAATGGAGAAGTGA